Part of the Geobacter pickeringii genome, CCTCGACCTGATGGAAGCTTCCGACATCATTCCGTATGAGGCGGTGGCGATCTGGAACGTGACCAACGGCAACCGCTTCGAAACCTATGCAATCGAAGGCGAGCGCGGGTCAGGGGTAATCTGCATCAATGGCGCTGCTGCCCGGCTTGTGGCACCGAAAGATCTCGTCATCATCGCAAGTTTCGTCAACATGGAGAACGAGGAGGCTCTGAATTACGAGCCGAAACTGGTCTTTGTCGACGATAAGAACTGCATGCTTCCCACACGCAAGGAAGTGGCGGGGCAGGGGAGTCTAAAAAAAGTAGCCTGGTAGTACCTGGAGAGCCATGGAACTGTTCGCCGCCTCATACCTCGTTCCGATCTCGTCTCCCCCCGTTCCCGGCGGTGCGATGGTGGTGGACGGCGACCGTATCATTGAAACGGGGACGCTGGCCGAGTTGCGCGCACGGTACAGCGTCCCCCCGCGCGACTTTCCCGGCTGCGCCATCATACCCGGACTTGTCAACGCCCACACCCATCTTGAGCTTACACACTTTCCATCGTGGAAAATCCGCAAGGGGATCGACTATGCCCCCCGCACTTATGTCGACTGGATCATCCAGGTAATCAAGATCAGGCGGGCGCTCACACCTCACGAACTGCAGCTCTCCATTCGCGAAGGGCTTCGAATCTGCCTTGAATCCGGCACAACCTCAATAGGCGAGATCCTGAGTGATCGGTCGTTTCTTAGCCTCTATTGCGACACACCGCTGTCCGGCCGCATCTTCTTCGAGGCGATCGGTCATGATCCTCTCCGTTGCGAGGAGTCGCTGAGCGCGCTTCACACCGACTTGTCCGTTTTCCGCTGCGGCAGCTTCGAGCGTGGTCTCTCCCCCCATGCACCCCATACGCTCTCGGAGCAGTTTCACCACAGCCTCCGTCATCTCGCGATGCAGATGGGAATTCCCCGCATCATCCACCTGGCTGAATCCCGTGCCGAATCTGATTTCTACTTCGATTCCTCCGGAATGATTGCGGACGTTCTCTACCCCCATGTCCACTGGGAAGAATTCATCCCTTCGCCGCGGCACACAACCGCAACGTCCTGGCTTGACCGTCATGGTTTGTTCGACCGAAGCACAACCTGCGTGCATGGTGTGCATCTCACTCCCGCTGATGCCGAGATTCTCAAAGAGCGTGGTGTAGCAGTGGTTCTGTGTCCCCGCAGCAATGAAAAGCTTGCCGTCGGCATGGCGCCGGCGCATCTTTTGAAAAAGCTCGGCATTCCCCTTTCCCTCGGCACCGACTCCCTCGCCAGCAACGATTCTCTCTCCCTGTGGGACGAAATGCGCTTTGCCTCCGACGCGTATCCGGAAGTCTTCAGCCCGGACGAGATACTCGCCATGGCCACACTCGACGCCGCCCGCGCCATTGGTACCGACCAGCGTTTAGGATCGCTCGATCCGGGGAAACGGGCCGATTTCCTCGTCATCAAGCTTCCTCAATTTTCCTCCGAGCAGAATCTTTGTGAAGCAATCATTCACGGAGGAGCCCTTGCCGAAGTATTCGCTGCCGGCAGGCCACCGTCAGATTATATAATCACCCCTTAAAGAAGACAAAAAAAGTCCGCTTTTTGTCCTTGCAATGCCTTCGGCACATCTGCTACTATGCATCTATATGGGCGAGAAGCTGATTTGCAATAACAAGAAAGCCTTCCACGACTACTTCATAGAAGAAAAATTTGAGGCCGGTATGGTTCTCAAAGGGACTGAAGTGAAGTCGCTCCGTCTTGGAAAAGGAAACCTCAACGATTCCTTCGCGCTGGTGCGGGAGGGAGAGGTTTTTTTGCACAATCTGCATATCTCGCCATACGCTTTCGGTAATCGGGAGAATCACGATCCCGAACGGATGCGCAAGCTGCTTCTGCATAAAGCCGAAATCAACCGCCTGTACGGGAAGATTCGGGAAAAGGGATATTCGGTCGTTCCGCTTCGTCTCTACTTCAAGAATGGGTGCATTAAAGTTGAGTTAGGTCTCGCTAAGGGGAAAAAACTCTATGACAAACGGGAAGACCTGAAGAAGAAGGATCAGAAGCGGGAAATGGCAGTAGCACTGAAAGAACGGAACAAATAGCGACCTCCTCTGCGGAGGCGTACTAAAGTTTTGGGGGTGTAAAGGTTTCGACGGGGATAGGAAGCAAAGGTTGCATGCCGAGGTCCGGGCAGGTCTCGTAAAACAGCCCGGGGCGAATTAAACGCCGATAATTACGACTACGCTGTAGCAGCTTAATACCCTGCTACCGATCCGCTGAGCCTCTCCCACGGGCAAGGATGGATCGTCATTTTAGTGGGATAGTCAACGGGAACGCCTGCGGCCCCGAGGCGAAACCTTAGCAGGATCGCTGCCCAGAAATCCCGGCAGGGGGAGTTCCGGGCCGTTAAATCAAAACCCTCGCACAAGCATGTAGACGCCTTTAGTGTATGATCTTCGGACGCCGGTTCGACTCCGGCCACCTCCACCAATTAAAAGTCCGGCATCGTCCGGACAAAACCAGAAGGCCCTGAGAAATCAGGGCCTTTTTAATCAGGGCCTTTTTATTTTACGATTATTCAGCCCGATTGCAGAGGCAAGCTTAAAGGATCAAAGCAAAATTGAGGATCATGGCTCCCTGGCCTGAACGGATTGTACCGCTGAGAATAAAAAGGCTTCAATTTCGGACAAAACGGTTCTTTCCACTCCCCCTGTGGATAAGCGTTCAGCATCTGTGGATAACTCTTTGAATAGTTACGTAGTCTTGGGCACTTCTGCAAGCTGCACAAGGGATGAGCAAGGCTCGTAACATGCGGTAATTACATGTCAATAACTATTTAAAGGTATACGGGTATCCGAGGTAAATCGGATGTAGTGCCGGCATTACACGAGAGTTACAGAAAAGTGGATAACTGGCCTTTAATTCAATTTGATCGGCACTTCATGGTTGTGGCAGAGATTTCACCACTTCCGCCGTAACGTCTTTCACTTCCACTGTTTCTCCCAGATAGAAGATATCCCGCTTGGGGATGATGGCAGCAAAACCATTGGCCTTTCCGTACTCAGCGGCGGCCTTTTCCACCGAACGGACAAGCGATTCGGTCAACTCTCCCTCCATTTTCCGCATCTCTTTCTCCGCACCCTGAACATACTCCTGGAACTCGGTGACTTTTTTCTGAAGCGCTTTCACCTTTGTCTCGCGTTGTTGCGGGGAGAGCGTGGAAATTTTCGACTCCAGATCGCTCTTCATTTTTTCAAGTTTTTTCTGTCGGACGGCAATCTGCGAGCGATATTTTTCCGTCTTATCTTTTAGCTGGGTTTTTGCCTTTTTCCCGCGATCCGACTCGTCAACTATCTTCTCCATGTCAACGTATCCAATTTTGACAGGACGTTCGGTGCGGACGGCCTCGACTCCCTTTGGAGAGGAGACCGGCTGCGGAGTTGCCGGTTTGGGGAGTTCGTCTGCCATAACGGCGACGGTGAAATTAAATGAGAGGAGGGCGGCGGATAGGACGACAGCGGCTTTGTTCATCGTACACCTCGTTTTGAATGGAACTGCTCCTGTTGTTTATACCCGCTCAGGACGATTCAATCAACCATTCCGGCTCAGTTGACGGCAGCCGGCAGCGGAGGGTGGCTTGCAAAAGCAGAGAAGAGCGGTATGGTGGATGCGTGACTTCTGTGAATCTGAAATCGAACGAACAAGTCTTCAGGCAGGATCACAATTCTGCCCGCGCATAAAGAGGTATGCCAGTATTTACCAACCGTCAGGGAGATACCATGTCCACCCCCCCGCAAGCGTGTGCCACGGATCTTGATACCCTTTGCATCAACACTATTCGCTTTCTCTCTGTCGATGCGGTTCAAAAGGCCAACAGCGGG contains:
- the panD gene encoding aspartate 1-decarboxylase, which encodes MERKMLKSKIHRATVTGADLHYEGSITIDLDLMEASDIIPYEAVAIWNVTNGNRFETYAIEGERGSGVICINGAAARLVAPKDLVIIASFVNMENEEALNYEPKLVFVDDKNCMLPTRKEVAGQGSLKKVAW
- the smpB gene encoding SsrA-binding protein SmpB, with amino-acid sequence MGEKLICNNKKAFHDYFIEEKFEAGMVLKGTEVKSLRLGKGNLNDSFALVREGEVFLHNLHISPYAFGNRENHDPERMRKLLLHKAEINRLYGKIREKGYSVVPLRLYFKNGCIKVELGLAKGKKLYDKREDLKKKDQKREMAVALKERNK
- a CDS encoding OmpH family outer membrane protein; translation: MNKAAVVLSAALLSFNFTVAVMADELPKPATPQPVSSPKGVEAVRTERPVKIGYVDMEKIVDESDRGKKAKTQLKDKTEKYRSQIAVRQKKLEKMKSDLESKISTLSPQQRETKVKALQKKVTEFQEYVQGAEKEMRKMEGELTESLVRSVEKAAAEYGKANGFAAIIPKRDIFYLGETVEVKDVTAEVVKSLPQP
- a CDS encoding amidohydrolase family protein, whose translation is MELFAASYLVPISSPPVPGGAMVVDGDRIIETGTLAELRARYSVPPRDFPGCAIIPGLVNAHTHLELTHFPSWKIRKGIDYAPRTYVDWIIQVIKIRRALTPHELQLSIREGLRICLESGTTSIGEILSDRSFLSLYCDTPLSGRIFFEAIGHDPLRCEESLSALHTDLSVFRCGSFERGLSPHAPHTLSEQFHHSLRHLAMQMGIPRIIHLAESRAESDFYFDSSGMIADVLYPHVHWEEFIPSPRHTTATSWLDRHGLFDRSTTCVHGVHLTPADAEILKERGVAVVLCPRSNEKLAVGMAPAHLLKKLGIPLSLGTDSLASNDSLSLWDEMRFASDAYPEVFSPDEILAMATLDAARAIGTDQRLGSLDPGKRADFLVIKLPQFSSEQNLCEAIIHGGALAEVFAAGRPPSDYIITP